AGTTTTGGTAAATTCGACTGCCCCCACACGAATATGAATTAGACAGCTATCCAGTATGAAGTGCCACGAGCAAAACAATGTAGCCTTTTTCCTTTTAAGCGGTCACAATTTCCCACAAGCTCAAAGATTACTCAAATACACCGAACCTATTAAAAAGTCGCGGAAGAGTTCCAGGCCTAAAAAAACAAAGGGTGGCCCAAAAGAACACTGTGTGGACTGAGTAATCAAAAACAACGTTTAAAACAACGCTTTAGTTGATCTTCGAACAGAACATGTTAGTAACGTGACCATAATAAAATCTAACAACAACCACAATAAGAATCCCTGATTCAATCCCAGTACAGGGGACACCCAGAAACTCAAATTTAAAAACAGCCCCTACGGGTACACTCACAAGCCCACAAGGGAAACGTAAAACGCCGGCTGCATAGATCATGCAACAGGGCTATGTAGCGGGCGCCCGCTCAAATACCAAAAATTAAGGTCTTATTGAACCATTGTTATTAGGTGATGATATAATCCAGGAAAAATTCGGATCGAATTATACAAACCTTCTGCTCGTCTCTTGTTAGAAGAGATGGTTAGAGATGCAAACTTCTGTTTTCGAGTTTGCTGTGTAGATATTCAGTTTTTGAGCCTTTTTGCAGTAGAGGACTTTTTTTGTATAAGGGTTCGTTATGGGAATTGaaaatttaaaaaacggCTAGGacaaaaacaaaaaaaaaaaaattttaaaaaaaaaattaaaataaaataaaaaaatgCAAATGCAATGAATCTATAGTGTTCAGAAGGCCAAATACAGACCCTTAGCTTTGGAGAAATTTGGCTTTTGAAATATATATGAATCAACAACACCTATTCTTTTCAAAACAATTTGTATAGTTTTTTCTATTAGCAGCCAATATTcttattaaaaaaaaattactgTCTTATTAGTATTAAACAAAAATCAATTGAAGGACTATCTTTTCCTACATTGCCTTTATTACCTCCTTGTACGCTCTTTTAATATCTGCCGGGCGTCGGATTAGGTTTATTTATTTAGAAAAACTACACTAAACCCTATCGGTGGCAGTAAAGCTCTGATTGTGTGGAGCTAGATTAATCGCTAAATTACTAACGTGTGTATTACTGGTGTTATAATTCTTTTTAGTTCGCTCAGAGCTTAATTAAAGAATCCAAACACAAGGAAATAGGATCAAAATTGCGCTGAGCTTACATAATTAACTCCAAATCGCTGGATCTCATCAATTCGGATCAATTCTTAATAACTCATTAAGTTGTGATCATTTTATCATTATACGCTATCTTGCAGAGATCATCAGCATACATAATCTTTTTTCTGTATGTACCttaaaattgaaaaaatAACCACAAAAGCTTATCAGCGTATTGTTAAAAAACACTGGACAGGGGTTGGTACCTGTAGTATATCTTAGAGTTAGGAAGCGCCAAAACCTTGAAAGTTTTTGTGGAGGCAGAAGAAATCAGAGATAAGAGATTTTCAGATCACTTTCCTAAATGAATGGTTATTGAGAACATTAATTAATCTTGGAGTAGGCGGCACTACGGCGGTTATAGGTTAGTTAGTGTTTAAAATACAAGTTAATTCATGAGGtttatttataaatatTGACATGTAGTCTATTTTCGCAGAGTCTATAGTAGATTTAAGGTAGTTTGTGATACCTAAAGCACCTGCGTGCTCCTTTGGAGTGCAGTTGTTAAGTGGGTGTCATAGGGCTTGCGTCGTTCATAACAatgtaatttttttaacATGATCGTTTAGACGTGACAAAGGAACATGACTTCAGGCACGTCCTTGTCCGCTAATTAAAGTCGTGGCTCGTGTGACTCCTGGTAGATCTAGTGATGTCCGTGCCCGGTCCTGTGAAAAACGACTGTCCAATTGATTATTCTGCAACATCTCTTGTCTTGTTACGTCTAGGGAGCTCCTGGGGGGGTGCAACGACGGATTTGCTGTTCTTGCAGCACGGATGGCCTCTGGGGAGGGGTAGTCCGGCTTCGATAAAGGCTTTGTTGTGAGAACGGGCATGGACGAGGTGTTTTTGTCCAGGGAGTTGAGCGACTGCGGGTGCTCGCTGTAGTACTCTTGGCTTATCGAGCCGGAACGTTCCTTTGCTACAAGTGGACGGTTAGGATCCGTTGGGTCGTAGTCCTCGGGGTACATGTCGAAATCCCCACGGCGACAGCACTCGCGGATGATATCTATATCCCTAGGGGCGAAGAGTTTCCGGAACACGTCGTACGTGAACCTCGGCCATAGACAGAAGAGGATGCCCGCGAACAACACTACCCACAGCACTGGCTGAGAGAAGATGTGGTAGCCTGCGTGGTAGAACTCGCGGCTCAGATAGCTGCTGCTCCACACCATAGTCCAAACAAAGACTAGTAGGCATGACAGGAAGAGGAACAACGTCGAGAACCAGTCCCAGCGGTACTGCTGGAGCAACACGTAGAGGTTACACGTGATTACCGAGATGCAGGTGACGAACACACCGAACATGTAACGGTGGTCTAGGGGACGACCGTTGTCGGTCACAAGGCCCGTTCTGTAGAATGCGAGGTATGGGAAAAAGAAACATATGACTGACTGATAAATACCGTCCAAACAATAGAACCAAAATTTCTTTTGGGTCCAGGCACTTCTGGATATACCCACTTGATAGAGGCCAGGAACAGCCACAGACACTTTATCACTAACATCTTGGTCAATTATTCCAAGTAGGATGACAGGGAGGGATGTGAATGCTAAATTGTAGAAAATCAGATAAGTGAATTCAAATAAATACGAGCCATCGTAATTGTTAAAAATTCCAAACCAGAAATGAGCGACCGTGAAAATAATGTTCTTATAGAAGAACTGCGGAATCATTTCGGCTAGACGTTTGTAAGACCATCTGCCATGGACCAAGATCAGTCTAGTTAGATATCTGAATTGACCAATACCGTAATCAGCAGACATAACTGCCTGTCTACCTTCCTCACCTGCAATTCCCACACCAACGTTCGCTGCCTGAATCATTGCAACGTCATTTGAACCATCACCAATTGCTAGCGTCATGACATCGAGTGTATCTTTGATAAGTTTCACAACTGCGGCTTTTTGAGCTGGCGAAACTCTGCAGCATAAAACGGTCTTACAGTTCTTGCACAGGAGTAAGAATTTTCTTTGCAATTCTTCTGTGCTCAAAGAGACCTTTAGTGCATCACCGTCAATAACAACACCATACTCACCTTCTGCAGGTCTATGTATGAGTTTCTCCTGCTCTAGCTCTTCAATGGTACCATCTAGGTTAAACTTTTCCTTGAGATATCTGTCGAGTAATGCGGTTACAACTTCTTCTGTTGACTCTCCTAGATGCTCGACATCGTCTCCTGAATTTTTGATGACTAGTAGCTCCATGTCATTCGTCAAAAGGTTGCAAGAGAATCCGATATTTATAGCGGTTTCAACTTTGTCACCGGTCAAGACCCAGAGTTTAATACCTGCTTCTGCGAGAATAGCTATGGATGCCGGTACACCGTCTTGTAAGCGGTCCTCTATAGCCGTACCACCCAGCAGTATTAAATCACGTTCTAAACTATCAGCGACTTTCTCTATTTCCTCCTCACGGTTAACAAGAGATGAAGATGCAACATCATACTTTTCGGCCCATTGTTTATATTCTTCCCACGACAATTCTTTCTGCGCGATACATAACGTTCTCAACCCCTCGGTTGCATATTCTTCTAAATGTAAAGCGGTTCTCTCAATGAGCTTATTGTCATTTTTATGCTTGTCTAACCTTGAAAATATGACAGAGTCTGCACCTTTACATATCAAAAGGGCTTTATATTCCCCTGGCTTTTCGCCAGGAATCTTAATGATGCACGACATTCTCTTCCTTGCAGAATTGAATTCTATAACATTTAACACCTGAAATTCCTTCTGCTCACCTTGTACTTCTACAATGACTCCCTGCTTAGAACGGCCAATGAAAGCAAAACCCATATGCCTAGCAGCTGAAACCAGAGCACCTTCGTCAGGAGATTGCGCTTTCAGATCCATTTTGTCTGGATTTTGTGGATTTGGTTCCACTAGAACAGAATGGCAAAGGGCAAGAGACATCAAGAAGTGCTCATTTGCTTCTTTTTGCGCATTTCCTGACTTTCCCGAAAGATCTTCAACAAGTTCCTTGGAGACTAATGTTGTCTCTTCGGGGTCAAATTGGGAGTTCTGTCCCAATTTCTGTAATAACTCTATCATAGTCTCTTTATCTCTAGCAATAGCTTCTTTTTCTCGCGCACTTTCCTCTACCACGTCTATGCCTTGACGCTTGCGCAATCCGGCAAGAGCTTCTGTATAAGCTCTACCGTATGAAATTCCATTGATCGTGCATTTCTTAAACTCCATGACATTTTGCGTGAGTGTACCTGTTTTATCGGAAAATATATACTCAATCTGACCCAAGTCATCGGAAATGTTCCATGTTTTTGGCGTACAAGGATAGTCTAATCTTTCGTTATACATCAAAACATCTCCGTAAATGAATGCAGCCTGAGCTGTTTTAATGATTTCAATGGATATGTACAACGAAATTGGAACCAAGGATTGGTATAATATTAAAGCGACAAAGAATGATAAAAGACCGTTAAATGTAGGAGAACCTCCAATTGTCCCAAATTCAAAGGAATCTCGCGAGCGGTTTCGCGAGCGGTAATATATCGAGTTCACCAGCGCCGCGATAAAACAGAGCACAATAATGAGCACAAAGTTTAACATAACCGAATAGTTAAGTTCCTTTGATATTCTAGATTTCTTGGTGGGTGTAATACCGGCATTTAACATTATCTTAGTGTCTTTACCAGTAAATATAACAATACCGACGGCCCATCTAGTATTTCTCAGAAAACACCCACGGAGAAGTACGTTGTTAATGTTAGCAGGTTCATTCCTAGTAATATTGTCAGAATCTACCCACCTAACATTACCCCTGTAGGTATATAGGTTCGGTTGTGGGCCCTCGGATTCAACCCAAAATTTGCATCTAGAAATATCTCTAGAATTCCGCACTTTATGAGAACAAGATAAGGATTGCCTGACTTTTAAATTTGTTTCTCCGTCCAAATTCTTGGTCTCGATATAACATGCACCATCCGAATCCGACGTCGATAACAGGATCATGTCTGCGGGGACTTCATCATTATTATGGACACGAACGATATCACCGACTCTGACGTGTTTCCATTGCGACCTCATAAACTTACAGTCCGGAATAGGTTCATTGTTACGATTCAGTATCCCCTCTTGCGTGACAAGAGTACCACTAAGTTCTAAATTTGATGTGTCTAATGACGGCCTGCCCTGCCCGACAGAATCTAGTGAAGACCGCGGCGCGTTTAATTGTGACCTTAGTGCGATGTGATGTTCTTCTCTTTTCCTTTGGGCCCGTCTACGCTTGCCGCTTTTCGTAAAAGTCTCCTGAATAAATCTTATCAGTTTGAACATGATCCTCGTATTAAGCTTCTTAAACCTCCTCCATAAAGAGACATTATCCGTAGATACATTAGGATTCTTAATACCTGTAAAAATGTGCGTTTTGGTGTTGTTAACCTCCATATCCAAGACTGTACGCCGCGAGTCTTCGATTGCATCCTTAATTGCAGTTATAATGATAATAGCTATTAATGGGATGGCGTTCAAGACTGGGTTAGCAACACCAAATGAAGGAAGCGTTCCAAGCACAACCATGATCAAGAAATATACATTCGCAGCGTTTTTGAACTGGATTAGTAGGTTTTTGGGGAAAAATGATAATGGTGTATACTTCGTCGTTCTGATCTTATTCCTCGCAAACTGCGCAATGGGTAGTCCGTGCTCATCAAGGAGCTCGTCTGGTAAAGGCACATTGTAGTAGACTGAACGACCTTCTGCAGACCGGTCTGTTTCGTCCTGCGGCTTCGTCTCGATTTCCCCTTGCGGCGGCTTAAATGGATCATCATTTCTGCGAGCCCACCGTAAAGACCTCCCTCTTCCAAATGCTCTCATGCCTGGCTTCTTATGACGTTGGGTACCCCACCTCAGCACTTTCACCTCGTGAGGACTGTGTATTTCCTCGTCCTGGGGCCCCCGGCTATGCAAACGTTCATGTGCTTCATGTGATGCGTTTCGTTTCGAGACATATATACTCGGCGTCGTGGCGGAAGATTGAGTCGATTCCGCCTCATATGAGAATTCAGACTTCCCTGCATCGTGGTGGATGTCTGGAGCAAATGCCAACTTTAAATTCCCTGGCCTTTTCCCAGATTTATTGTTTCTAAAAATCGAGGGTTTCAGCTCGGATGGAGGGTCAAGTACTACAACATGCTGACCATCTTCTTCCATCTTAGTATCGACTTCAGGATTCTCAATTACAAATCGATCGTCAAAGGGCGTATTAATGCGATCATCGTCCTTGCTGACATCCCTTTCGACACCCTCTCGGAAGTCTTCGTCTCTAGCGCCGTTCTCATTCATTACAACGTCCAAGTTCTCGCCAGCTGGCGTAAAGTTGTTAACTATATACAATTTTTCGCTGCCGTCGCCACTATAGAGCATGTTTCGCTCTTTAGATCCGTCTTCTTCACACTACCCAGTTTTACTCTACCACCGTGCGAAATACTCCGGGTCCAACACAAGTTCGCGTGACTGTAATATTTCAATTGGGAAGTCCTAAAAACACAAGTATCAAGTCTCGCACGTACTATATTTCAATCTAATCTAAGCCTTCAGCTGAAAAGTAGGCTAGTTTCCAATTAACAGCGAAAAAAATTAGATACTTCTCAAACTTGGTGGACAAAATCCAAAGTATTCTCGGAACTCTTATTAATGGAAGTGGACCTTGTCTGACTATATATGCGCCTCCTTCTGGCGTTAGTAATGTTATTTgtaatatataaataatCCGTATTATGGCGTACTAAGTTTTTGGCTGTCGGAAGGGAAAAAAATGAAATCCTAATTGCTATTCGCAACCAATTAATAACGTAATCACGAAGTTATAAGTTAATATACTCAAGGTCAGCTCGCCCAGGTGCACCTGTGATATGATTACAGTGTTTCAGTTGACCGACCCCAGCCACGATGGCTGCCGTCGAACTGGTTAAACGTAGAGCAGAGCATTTAAAGTATGTATTTTTATTAGCTATATAAAACACCGGAGTCGGCTACCTTATTAGCAGGAGTAGAGCTTCAAGGTGAGGCATAGAGAGATGTCCATTCCTTGGCTTTGGCTATAGCTGCGTCCTCATCAGCGATCCAATCCTGGGCGACGTCATTGGCGAGGGGGTCGTTGGGGTTTGGAGTTGCCAAAAGGGCTTGTATAGACAATAGCACAGTTCTTATTTGCAAGGCAGGCGACCAGTTCGTCTTCAACACGTCCAAGCAGATACGACCGAGGCGGTCGATATTAGGATGATAGATTTTGGTGAGGAAACGGACCTTGGGGGGCTCCATGGGGTACTCGTCGGGAAGGTATAGCTCGAGCTTGAAGACACCATTTTCGTAGGCGCTCTGCTGGGGACCTTCGATGGACACGTCAAAGTAGCGGAGGTTGTCTTCATGGGGCTCAGCCGAGATGCCTGGGACAGGCTCACTCACCAATCTTTCGGTTTCCTATATCATTTGGTTAGTATACGAAGAGTAGATAGGGTGAAATATAAAGTTGGGGAGATTTTACATACCTTGATAATCCTCTTGGGTAACGTAGACATTGACGTTGCTTCCGGATATTTGTATGAATGTGAACAGGTTAAGTTGTGGACCGGGGTCTTTGATTTATATAATGGGTTCTTGTGCTTGTGACAGCGGCTCTCAAAGTTATGCGTTCGTGTGTCACGAGGTCAAATAACGACAGCGCTTTGACAGATGACAATTGATATCAACATATTTCAAACATTGGTAATACGCGATATTTAGTATCATACAAGAGGTTAAATTCAGTGATGTAGATAAATCCTAAATAAGACTAATATACATAATATAtgtattttttaataaCGCTAAGATGTGGTGTTAAACGATAGCAAATGGTCAAGGAGTTTTAACGCATTTAACATGTAATGCAATACGCCTGGAAGGGGCAAATAGACGATTAAAATATACATTTTAACTGAAATAGTGCTTGTTGTACCAAAAACGCAATAGATGAtaaatttaataaaaatattcccacaaattattgaaaaaaaaataaaaaaaaatactaCAAGCGGTAGGAGAACTGTGCTAAAGAATAGATTAGCATTTCGGCTGGTAACGAGCTTCCCCTTCCCCACCTCCTCTACTTGCTCTCCATGAAGACCAAAAACATAGGATAAAAATTTAGTAGATGTAATAGTAGTAAATCAGCAGAAACACTTAAATAGAAATACTGAGAAAAACAAGTTAAAAAATTGTAACAGAAAAAACATCATCTCTAAAGATCACAAAAACAAACAGGTACCGTACTCCATCGCTAATCATAGATATGGATATTAGATCAATTGAAAGGTGCGCTTAACGCGTTTCGGTGAGGATAGGAGGAACCATCTAATACGAAAAGAAAATGTTTTCTCAAATAACTGGGTGAAAATAGAGTTTTAATAAACTCTTCACTCCTGCGATTCTGCAACAGCAGCTGCGTGAGCCTCTTGGTCTTCCTTAAATTTCTTGTAGGCAGCATGGGCCTCTTGGAAGTGTTGGTCCAATAGTTCATCGCTTTCGAGCAATTGGATGCCTTGTTGAGGAGGCAAATCTAAGATCATACCGGTAATCTTACCAGCAGCCTCTTCATCTTGGGTCTTGGTAAAAACCTTTTGGTATAGCTGTTCTCCCAAGGCTTGTCTTTGCTTCTGTTGGTAGAATTGCTGTTGGCCATTTCTTGGGAATTGACCTTGAGGTCCGAAACTACCGTACATAGGACCTGGTCTGCCAAATTGTTGTGGTGGCATGGCACCGTTCTTAGGTATACCGGTCATTTGAGGGTTTGGACCTTGGAATGGTACTCTTGGAGGGATTCCACCGTAGTACATTGGTGGTGGAATGAATTGACCTGGCAAACCAGCAACTGCGGCAGTGGCTGCTGCGTTAGCATGTTGGAATCTCATTTGGTTCCTGGCTTGTATTTGTTGGGCCAATTGGTTTCTTCTCACTTCCTTTCTTTGGGCAATAGCAACGTATAGTGGCTTACCAGCGACGATTTGCTGGTTCTTTTCGGTGATAGCCTTGGTGGCCTCCTCTGGGGTGGAGAAACAAACAAAACCGAATCCCCTGGAGGTACCAGTCTCATCCCTCATAACCTTGACAGAGGTGATGGTACCGAATGGAGCGAATTCTTCCTTTAACTTTTCGTCGTCAATAGTGTCATCCAAATTCTTAACGAATAAGTTAACACCCTGGTATTTAGCCAACTTCTCTAATCTAGCAGCTTCATATTGCTTCTTCAGCTCTTGTAAACGCTCATATTTCTTTTGAGCTCTACCCACATATAGGGTTTGACCCTTGAATTCAGTTTCGTTCAAGTCATCAACAGCTTTAGCAGCTGCATTGTGGTCTTCGTAGTTAACAAAACCAAAGCCTCTTGGCTTACCTTCAGAGTCTCTTTCCAAAACTGCAGAAGTTATCTTACCATACTTAGCAAACAATTGCTCAAATTCCTCGTGAGAGGTTTCTGGGTCAATGTTCTTAATGTAAATGTTGGTGAACTTAGCCTTGACCTCCTCCAACTTGGACTTCCTGTCCTTCTTGGAGACGTGCCAAGCAACATAAACTTCTTGGTCGTTCATCAACATACCGTTGACAGCCTCGATGGCGTCTCTGGCATCGGATTCGTTCTCGAAGTGGACGAAACCAAATCCTCTGGAACCTCCATTTTCGTCAGTAGCAACCTTACACGACAAAATGTTACCGAAGGTAGAGAAAGTCTCGTGCAAAGACTTGTTGTCGATAGCAGGATGCAAGTTCTTAATGTAGATGTTCCCGGAACCCTTCTTCCTCAAAGATGGATCTCTTTGAGACCACATAATACGGCATGGCTTACCCTTGATGAGAGTATAGTTCAACTGTTCAATGGCCTTTCTGCCAGCCTCGTGTTCGTGAAAATTAACATACGCATATCCCAAAGACGTATTTGTAATAGCATCACGACAAACACGGATAGAAGAAACGGATCCAATAGGAGAGAAAATGTCGTACAACAAAGCTTCTGAAACAGATGGATCCAATTCACCAACATACAAGGAAGCTCCTGAAGTCTCCACCTTTGGAGTTTCCGATTCAGTAGTTGTAGGAGCCGTTTGATCTTCGATCTTCAATTGTTCCAATTGCTCAGCAGTTTTATCAGTAACGTCAGACATTATTCGTTGGATAAACTATTAAATAGTTGGGTAGTGGGGTTTTTTTTCgttttttttaaaataaaatgtGGGAATAATAAACCttttttttgatttttttttggttaAGAAGTTAATACTAGTGTCTAGTAACTGACTCTAATATTATTCGACCTTTATTTCTTTAGAAGATGAATTCTTAAAAGACGACTTAAACCGTGGTTCTATTACTTCGATATTCACACTTTTGATGACTACAATTGTTTGTAAAAAGTGAGTGGTTAATGAGAGAAAATAGAAAAGCGATGGATCACCCGCATAAACAACAAACCCACTTCAGATTCCTAGATTCTCCTTTGGAAAAATTTTCACCGTCCACAAAAAAACTTTCGTGAAAAGAAAACAACACTCGTTTTAAATGATAATAATACTGAGCGTATACACAGCGTATGACTTAAGTGTATATATAAGCTTAAATAGAGATATTGGTATCTGTATATATGCCATTGGCTGTAAGAATGTATGTGACAGTAGTATGCTTCATCTGGATTGATTTGATGCGGATGCAACGAGTTTATCATACATTGCCATAATCTTAACAGACTTGACTTGTGCAGGCCAGAACTGCGAGCTGTATGACCATAGATGCCTCTTGAATTTACTCTTATCAAAGTTAGGAGAGTCGCCCTTGTGCTTCTCTATGCAGTTTCCAACAGCGATAAGCTCTTTCTTTAGGATTGCAGCCCATTGGTTGCGTTCTAGACCGCTACCGCCGCGCTGTAGCTTGTTTAAAGATGCACGGACACTTTGCATGGTACGTTTGCACTCCTCTTCATCCATACTTTCGTACTCTTTATCAGATACCGGAGTAGACATGAAAGCAGGACCTGTTGGGATGGTCGTTGGTGATGCAGATGCGGCAGCGGGGCCTTTCGGCAGGGGACGATTCAGCGGTTTCTTCTTGCCATTGCGCTTCAACTGAGGACTTGGGCTACCGGAAGAAGGACGCGAGGGCGCTACAACAGCGCTATTTTTTATCCTTTTGGACTTAGTGGAGGCGGCTTCTTCGTTCTTCACATCCGGAGTCCTTGAGCGGCTCCCGTTGTTAGCTACAGCAGATTTTCTTGATCCCTTCTTAGCTGCAGCAGGAGCGGGTGGATTTACAGAAGGGGGTTCTCTAGAAGCGCTCTTCACCTCTTCACGTAGAACTGAGAACAAGTAGTCTACCCGTCTTCCTAAATGCACCGAACCAGGCACCTTCTTAAGGGCAGGAGTAGACTTCGACTTCTTGTCTTGAGGAGCTGATAAAGCAGGAGCATCAGCTTGAGTAGGAGAGTCGTTCACAGCGGGTAGGTCTGGCGCGATAGGAGTAGATGGTTGCGCTTCGACAGTTGCCGAGGGTAATGGCTCATTCAAAAATATCTTGTCCGAAAGACCAAAAAATGGGTCATCTCGTATCTGTGTCCAAGATCCGTAACCATATTTTTCCACACCTACGAGCAACTTTTCGTCGTCTTCTTGTGTCCAGTTACAGTTCCAGTTTGTTACGGGTTTCGGTAGTTTATTAACGAACTTGAAGTTCATAGCATCATCAGGGTAGTTCTTGGTTAAAAACTTGTGCAAAAACTTCATGTCCTCGGTTCTATTTATCATAGTCTCTGCATTTAGGCCCTTGATATCGTAAAGTTCAAATAACACAGCTTTTTTCTCCCGCCTTTTGGCTGCTAGCCTTGCAATAGGACTTGACTTAGAGTTGTCATCGGACGAGATTTCGTCCGTTTTCAATTTCGCTTTGTATTCCTCTACCTCCTTTTCTAGGTTTGCAATAGCTTCATTTCTTGCactttcttcttctgctaTATGCTTATGTGCAGCTTCCATAAGCTCACCGTAC
This window of the Eremothecium sinecaudum strain ATCC 58844 chromosome VII, complete sequence genome carries:
- the UBC13 gene encoding E2 ubiquitin-conjugating protein UBC13 (Syntenic homolog of Ashbya gossypii AGR121C; Syntenic homolog of Saccharomyces cerevisiae YDR092W (UBC13); 1-intron in Ashbya gossypii) — encoded protein: MSTLPKRIIKETERLVSEPVPGISAEPHEDNLRYFDVSIEGPQQSAYENGVFKLELYLPDEYPMEPPKVRFLTKIYHPNIDRLGRICLDVLKTNWSPALQIRTVLLSIQALLATPNPNDPLANDVAQDWIADEDAAIAKAKEWTSLYASP
- the DNF1 gene encoding aminophospholipid-translocating P4-type ATPase DNF1 (Syntenic homolog of Ashbya gossypii AGR120C; Syntenic homolog of Saccharomyces cerevisiae YER166W (DNF1) and YDR093W (DNF2)), which produces MLYSGDGSEKLYIVNNFTPAGENLDVVMNENGARDEDFREGVERDVSKDDDRINTPFDDRFVIENPEVDTKMEEDGQHVVVLDPPSELKPSIFRNNKSGKRPGNLKLAFAPDIHHDAGKSEFSYEAESTQSSATTPSIYVSKRNASHEAHERLHSRGPQDEEIHSPHEVKVLRWGTQRHKKPGMRAFGRGRSLRWARRNDDPFKPPQGEIETKPQDETDRSAEGRSVYYNVPLPDELLDEHGLPIAQFARNKIRTTKYTPLSFFPKNLLIQFKNAANVYFLIMVVLGTLPSFGVANPVLNAIPLIAIIIITAIKDAIEDSRRTVLDMEVNNTKTHIFTGIKNPNVSTDNVSLWRRFKKLNTRIMFKLIRFIQETFTKSGKRRRAQRKREEHHIALRSQLNAPRSSLDSVGQGRPSLDTSNLELSGTLVTQEGILNRNNEPIPDCKFMRSQWKHVRVGDIVRVHNNDEVPADMILLSTSDSDGACYIETKNLDGETNLKVRQSLSCSHKVRNSRDISRCKFWVESEGPQPNLYTYRGNVRWVDSDNITRNEPANINNVLLRGCFLRNTRWAVGIVIFTGKDTKIMLNAGITPTKKSRISKELNYSVMLNFVLIIVLCFIAALVNSIYYRSRNRSRDSFEFGTIGGSPTFNGLLSFFVALILYQSLVPISLYISIEIIKTAQAAFIYGDVLMYNERLDYPCTPKTWNISDDLGQIEYIFSDKTGTLTQNVMEFKKCTINGISYGRAYTEALAGLRKRQGIDVVEESAREKEAIARDKETMIELLQKLGQNSQFDPEETTLVSKELVEDLSGKSGNAQKEANEHFLMSLALCHSVLVEPNPQNPDKMDLKAQSPDEGALVSAARHMGFAFIGRSKQGVIVEVQGEQKEFQVLNVIEFNSARKRMSCIIKIPGEKPGEYKALLICKGADSVIFSRLDKHKNDNKLIERTALHLEEYATEGLRTLCIAQKELSWEEYKQWAEKYDVASSSLVNREEEIEKVADSLERDLILLGGTAIEDRLQDGVPASIAILAEAGIKLWVLTGDKVETAINIGFSCNLLTNDMELLVIKNSGDDVEHLGESTEEVVTALLDRYLKEKFNLDGTIEELEQEKLIHRPAEGEYGVVIDGDALKVSLSTEELQRKFLLLCKNCKTVLCCRVSPAQKAAVVKLIKDTLDVMTLAIGDGSNDVAMIQAANVGVGIAGEEGRQAVMSADYGIGQFRYLTRLILVHGRWSYKRLAEMIPQFFYKNIIFTVAHFWFGIFNNYDGSYLFEFTYLIFYNLAFTSLPVILLGIIDQDVSDKVSVAVPGLYQVGISRSAWTQKKFWFYCLDGIYQSVICFFFPYLAFYRTGLVTDNGRPLDHRYMFGVFVTCISVITCNLYVLLQQYRWDWFSTLFLFLSCLLVFVWTMVWSSSYLSREFYHAGYHIFSQPVLWVVLFAGILFCLWPRFTYDVFRKLFAPRDIDIIRECCRRGDFDMYPEDYDPTDPNRPLVAKERSGSISQEYYSEHPQSLNSLDKNTSSMPVLTTKPLSKPDYPSPEAIRAARTANPSLHPPRSSLDVTRQEMLQNNQLDSRFSQDRARTSLDLPGVTRATTLISGQGRA
- the PAB1 gene encoding polyadenylate-binding protein (Syntenic homolog of Ashbya gossypii AGR122C; Syntenic homolog of Saccharomyces cerevisiae YER165W (PAB1)); protein product: MSDVTDKTAEQLEQLKIEDQTAPTTTESETPKVETSGASLYVGELDPSVSEALLYDIFSPIGSVSSIRVCRDAITNTSLGYAYVNFHEHEAGRKAIEQLNYTLIKGKPCRIMWSQRDPSLRKKGSGNIYIKNLHPAIDNKSLHETFSTFGNILSCKVATDENGGSRGFGFVHFENESDARDAIEAVNGMLMNDQEVYVAWHVSKKDRKSKLEEVKAKFTNIYIKNIDPETSHEEFEQLFAKYGKITSAVLERDSEGKPRGFGFVNYEDHNAAAKAVDDLNETEFKGQTLYVGRAQKKYERLQELKKQYEAARLEKLAKYQGVNLFVKNLDDTIDDEKLKEEFAPFGTITSVKVMRDETGTSRGFGFVCFSTPEEATKAITEKNQQIVAGKPLYVAIAQRKEVRRNQLAQQIQARNQMRFQHANAAATAAVAGLPGQFIPPPMYYGGIPPRVPFQGPNPQMTGIPKNGAMPPQQFGRPGPMYGSFGPQGQFPRNGQQQFYQQKQRQALGEQLYQKVFTKTQDEEAAGKITGMILDLPPQQGIQLLESDELLDQHFQEAHAAYKKFKEDQEAHAAAVAESQE